One stretch of Cololabis saira isolate AMF1-May2022 chromosome 15, fColSai1.1, whole genome shotgun sequence DNA includes these proteins:
- the LOC133460944 gene encoding protein FAM200A-like: MSLSKALKRKVDSEGRTYKEEWKEKYAFILPEFINAKPVCLICNEVVAVCKEYNIRRHHDTKHGTFKVAYPLQTGTRRHKLEALTASYAHSSKILVRGLTAQQKVTSASLKAAWVLARHNRPFTDAEIFKEVMVAVLEELATDKSMDGVIASVKQVPLSARSATRRIDALSDAVHGVIFSGLSQANYFSLAIDESTDNTDVSQMCVYVRYFDGKEFREELLSLIPLEGNTTGEIIFNKLEEVFRLHSLSFEKINLIVTDGAPAMLGKHRGLVSRLKEIAPQTHGLHCLIHQSVLCARLSGELKGVMDKVMRIINFIRGTSSTQHRLFRQLVSESEDATHDDLLLHNDVRWLSKGKALERFCALLDEVKAFLRLSKMRAADDHLAFLQDEMSMSNVAFLTDIFGHLNQLNLQLQGRGKTIVDMVEKMESFTRKLELFHSDLSTGRLLHFTTLKSQVRGEVTGLMVDFIKQLRANFKSRFDDYSIPRDIVAFVRDPLTVRSADFSSLAKETIPLLDEAAFQMELIDFQATSLVSDALKSAQSVDDFWMTCSDEYSWIKKLAFYVLTMFPSTYTCESAFSSMNAIKTQERNRLTHKNLENCLRVKVTSISPDIQKIVKNEAPAEVQITAEQLLREAKERELELLPPKQEITVKEELNDSKLRKRKDLCTSDLPREFPVSRNYHFSMKCD, encoded by the exons ATGTCACTGTCCAAAGCATTGAAGAGGAAAGTTGACAGCGAGGGTAGGACGTACAAAGAAGAGTGGAAAGAGAAGTATGCTTTCATCCTACCTGAGTTTATAAATGCCAAGCCTGTGTGTCTCATCTGCAACGAAGTTGTTGCAGTTTGCAAAGAATACAACATCCGACGGCACCACGACACAAAGCATGGCACCTTCAAAGTGGCCTATCCGCTCCAGACAGGGACAAGGAGGCACAAACTTGAAGCGCTGACAGCCAGTTATGCGCACAGCAGCAAGATCCTGGTACGAGGCCTCACAGCGCAACAAAAAGTGACAAGTGCGTCCCTTAAAGCAGCATGGGTGCTCGCCCGGCACAACAGACCATTCACTGACGCAGAGATTTTTAAAGAGGTAATGGTGGCAGTTTTGGAGGAGCTGGCTACTGATAAGTCAATGGATGGCGTGATTGCCTCGGTGAAACAGGTGCCTCTCTCTGCGAGGTCCGCTACCCGGCGCATAGACGCACTGTCGGATGCTGTGCATGGAGTCATTTTCAGTGGTCTGAGTCAGGCCAATTACTTTTCTCTGGCCATTGATGAGAGCACAGACAACACAGATGTAAGCCAGATGTGTGTCTATGTGAGATATTTTGATGGGAAGGAGTTCAGGGAGGAGTTGCTGTCTTTAATTCCATTAGAGGGGAACACCACCGGAGAAATTATATTTAACAAACTGGAGGAAGTCTTCAGGCTGCATTCATTGTCCTTTGAGAAAATCAACCTCATCGTGACAGACGGGGCACCGGCCATGCTTGGAAAGCACAGAGGTCTGGTGAGCAGACTGAAGGAGATCGCGCCCCAAACGCACGGATTGCATTGCCTCATTCACCAGAGTGTCCTGTGCGCCAGGCTCAGTGGTGAGCTAAAGGGGGTCATGGATAAAGTGATGCGCATCATTAATTTTATCAGGGGTACATCAAGCACTCAGCACCGTCTTTTCCGACAGCTTGTGTCTGAATCAGAGGATGCCACTCACGATGACCTGCTGCTCCACAACGACGTGCGCTGGTTGAGTAAAGGCAAAGCGCTGGAGCGCTTCTGTGCGCTACTGGATGAGGTAAAGGCTTTCCTCAGATTAAGCAAGATGCGAGCTGCAGACGACCACCTTGCCTTTCTCCAAGATGAAATGTCCATGTCCAATGTAGCATTTTTAACagatatttttggccatctGAACCAGCTTAACCTGCAGCTACAGGGGAGAGGCAAAACCATAGTGGACATGGTTGAAAAGATGGAATCattcaccaggaaactggagttGTTCCATTCAGACCTATCAACTGGCAGGCTCCTGCACTTCACTACACTAAAATCACAGGTGCGGGGAGAAGTGACAGGACTGATGGTGGATTTCATCAAACAGCTACGGGCCAACTTCAAGTCCAGGTTTGATGACTACTCCATCCCGAGGGACATCGTCGCTTTTGTCCGTGACCCTCTCACTGTCCGAAGTGCGGATTTCTCCTCCCTGGCTAAAGAAACCATCCCATTGTTGGATGAGGCCGCATTTCAAATGGAGCTTATTGATTTCCAAGCAACCTCCCTGGTCAGTGATGCGCTCAAAAGTGCGCAATCCGTGGATGACTTTTGGATGACATGCTCAGATGAGTACAGCTGGATCAAAAAACTCGCATTTTATGTGCTGACGATGTTTCCCTCCACCTACACATGCGAGTCGGCCTTTTCGTCTATGAATGCCATTAAGACGCAGGAGAGGAACCGCCTGACGCACAAAAATCTGGAGAACTGCTTGCGGGTTAAAGTCACATCCATATCTCCAGACATCCAAAAGATC gtgaagaacgaaGCTCCTGCCGAGGTGCAGATCACCGCCgagcagctgctgagagaagCCAAGGAGAGGGAGCTGGAACTTCTGCCGCCCAAGCAGGAGATTACCGTCAAGGAGGAGCTCAACGACTCCaagctgaggaagaggaag